Genomic segment of Leishmania panamensis strain MHOM/PA/94/PSC-1 chromosome 20 sequence:
GCGTGGCGCATCTTCACACCGCTCTTGCACCAGATCGACCGTGGCGAAGTCGCTCCGATTCCGTACCAAGCCGGCACTCGCGGACCCAAGGAAGCGGATGACTTTATCATCAACAACGGCTTCAAGAAGGAAGAGGACTATCACTGGGCTCCCTCGAACAAGCTGTAAGAAAGGTCAACATTGCAGTTTTGTTTCACAGCCCCCTTTCGACGatagcgagagaggcagtggcTTATATACTGGAAGCTTGCCTATCCTTCCTCCGAGGATCACGTGGGCGCGCACTGCTTCATACAGCTACCAACTCTGCGGAAGCAAcgtggagaagggaggagagaaggataACCAGCACCCGTCAAGGCGGCTCAGTGAGTCGCTGATTCCTATCCCCTACCTCCACCCTCTACGtacctctttcccctctcgcccttgctgtccttctctccccattCATGAGGACTGTGGTCCtgagaggtggagggtgTGTGAGCACGTGCAGCCTTATCAAGGTTGTCTTCAACCTTTTTTCGCATGCTTAGTCCTGTTTGATTTTGTTCCCACCTATTTCTCTCTCAGTGATAGGCCCTCATCCTCCTTACCCACTCTTTCCTACCGTCTTCTCAGTCACTTGAAGCGCTCGTCGAACGCTTTGCTGCGGCACCCTCTCTGCCGTCCATCTGCCCTTTGAGCACTAATGACGAAGTTCTCACTTCATGTGGAATCTCCCTCGCGGGAtccgcagcagaggcgtcAAAGACAAATATGAGTGCCCAGGGAGCtcagcagaggtggagaagtgCTCCGGGTCacaagaggagggagaacaaCATGGATGAGAGAGTTTGCTCGAATGTAGGCAGAGTGCGCGGATCCTCAACACGAAGGCACGCGCGTAGAGTCGATACGTTACCGAattttctttcgtttcttccACTCCCCCTTTGCTGTTTGCTATGATCAGCCtggctttcttctctcttgcgtcCGCATTTGTGTGCCGCTTTTGCTGTTTTTTCGTTTCGGAGTCTCTTCTTGCCGCCGCACCCCACACGCGCCACTGTGGCGTTccgctccttcctcctccaccttcccaGATGACTCTCCCTCCATCTCTCCGTCTATAAACCAGacctttttcctcttcccttttttctatTATTGCCACTTGGATATATACACTTACACGTACCGTGCGCGCGATGTAGCGATGTGTTCAGTCGTCTGACAGCGATCGAGACCAGAATACATGAAACACGAGATAGATAGGCTTCCTTTTAAGCAGCAGGGATACATACGCTGATCGGAGTTACATGCAAGCCCCGACGACAATTCGAAAATGATGTGCTCTTGAAACAGAAAGAAACCCAAAATACGAATAAAACAAGTAACTCTCCCAGAGTTGTCCAGAATTCACACCAGGGAGATGTATCAAACGTCCTCGAGCGCTCTGTATGCGTCGTAGGGAAATGTGCGAGAGCAGCCTCAACGAAATACGCATCTGTtaagagggagaagaatgCGCGTGGGTGTACCTCTTCCGTTTTTCCCTGTCGCTTCCAGATAACGTAGcatgctcttcctctctcagTCTCTGTTGCTGTTTCGAGGCTATAGGCGATCCTGTAAttggtgctgctctcttttaCTCCTGCGTGCCTTGAGTATCATCCTCTCCGCCCCTCACCTTTGTAGTGCcctctgcttccctctcccgtTGCTGTCTAGTGCATGACACCATCGAGCGTATTCTTCTCATTGTTCCCACTGGACTGGCAGGGCACGCTGAGCATACACAATCACACCCAGAGAGCACAGAAGATTCACTTTGCTACCGCCACTCcgttcttttccctctctttccaaACGAAGAAGACAACAGAGAATTTTGTTTCTGTTACTGTTGTGGTGCACCATCAGCACATGTGCGAGAGTGGCGCGCTCACTAGTGGGCTTTAGCTCGTACAGCCCTTCAAGTACAGGCAAGGAAGGATAGCGGCGGTGAGTAATGTGCAGTAGCGGTGCCCCATGACAGGTGACGGaggccgtgtgtgtgtgggcgggggggggttgcGGAGGAGTAGAGGGCTACGGAAGTCTTTGCCGAACCCGCcgaagaggtgcagcgaaGCAGCAAGAGCTTtttgcatgtgtgtctctgccgAGTGAAGGCTGTTCTTCAGCCAGGTCTAACGTGGTTCGCTCTGCCGTGGCACTTCGTTTCAGCCTTCCTGTTTACAGCCATTGCACTCATGGTGCTCGCTGTGATCAAAGCTTTTAGTCTGCAGCCGTACAACTTACGTTTTTTTTCGTACCTTCCATCCTTTgtcgcctcctgctgcttgGTGATgtgcctcctttcctctctcagTGCGCAGTCGCGCGCACGCATCTTCTCTCATAAAGCCAGTGCGTTTCTTGTTGTGGTGTTGCCCACGTGGCCGACTCGTTGCTGAAGTCGCTGAGCAAACAGCTGATGTGCGACTTTGCGGTGGGCGTGATCACAGCTCTCATGATGTTGACAGGTTCGCTACAACCCTCTGCCTCAGCTCTTACCTGCCTAGCCGGGCTTCCTTTCTACAGTGAGATGAAAGACCATTGGTTTTATGCACGCGGTGACGTCTGCCACGGTAGGCCCTTGTGTGATTGTGTTTCTCGTCAGGAGTTTAAGCCATCTTGTACCTTGGCGCCATTGCGACCTGGTGTGGTGTTCACGAGGTTGCAGCACAGACGGGTCACGCGCCGTCGCTGGGCTCGGCGGATCACATGGAAAgcgccctctccttctttgttGTTTACATTTCCGTttgtgcctgcgtgcgccgcctccccttccccactccTGTTCAACTCTTTAGTTTCATCGAAGCATCTTTCTTTTTCAGTCCGTTTCAGCTCTAATACAGAGGATGAGTCTCTCCACTCCGCCTCCCTTTGATTAAACATCCCATATGCGAGAGGGAGGCTAGCCGCACCAGTCGCCTGTGACACAGCTCATTTTCCCTCTCATCTTTTCTGTGCGCTCTTCTCACAGTCGTTCTATTTTATTATCCCATCTCTCGGGGTTGaccttctccgcctttcACCAGGTGCCCATGAGTGTTTTTCTGGGCTGCCTACGCATTCACCACGACAACTGCTAAACATGTTCCACAGGTGCGCACACAGTCTCTTGCTGTGCGTTGTAGCGCCATCTTTCTTCCCCTACCCTGTTTCCCCTTCagttttttcctttgccacTACGGGGGACTGAGCATGCATGGCCGCAGCACgactctttttcttctctttccctcaaCGGCGTGGCGCGTCGATTGTCTTTCTTCTGTATTTCTTCGAACGACGTTTGTGAGATGtatcgtttttttcttccNNNNNNNNNNNNNNNNNNNNNNNNNNNNNNNNNNNNNNNNNNNNNNNNNNNNNNNNNNNNNNNNNNNNNNNNNNNNNNNNNNNNNNNNNNNNNNNNNNNNtctctttctctcgtgcCACACCCCTCGCGCCCCTCGCGCCCCTCGCGCCCCTCGCGCCCCTCCTGTTGCCTCTCGTGTccgccctcgctgccggGGCCCCgcaccttcctcctcctcgccgaaGCGGAAGGGGCGGGCGTGAAGGGGACGCGGTGTCGCAgcggggaggcggtggtgggaggaCGGCGGCATAATGAACCGCGTGAGGGGTGGTGGACCAGTGGGAGGCGGAGTTCGCGTCGCCCCGCCCGTCTCCGCAGACCTCTCACCTCAGTTGAGCGCCTCTCCCTACCCCGTGCTCCGCGCGTGCTTGCGTGGCGCGATGGCGCACTTGCACGCCAGTCGTCCCCCGCAGCTCGCCGCCCTCCCCGCGCCGCCACACGCCCATGCATGCACAGTGCTGCCCGTGCCTATCGGCCgcctcccacctctctcgccctctcctccgcgccTGCCCTCTGAGGTCGtaccctctcttttcctctctgctccttGCTGCACGCCCGCTTTTTCGGGCATTGCTGTCCGATCGCTGCGCGGGTGCTCTGCGTTGGTTCTGCCACTTTGCGatctgtgtgtgtagcgCCGCACACGCGTACTCTCCGCGCCCGCTGCTAGGGGATGACGCGGGTGCTGGCTTGGGACGGGCTGGGGTGGGTCTGGGGGGCGTGTGCTGTGACGCCTTTGGGGAGCTTCATTGTGCATTGACACGCCCGCAGAGGAGGATCGCCAGGCGCTCTTCCCAatcccctcctccgtgtTTGGCCAGCGGACTGCAGGCCGGCCGTCGCAGCACGACGGGCACCGGCTGTGCCCGCCCACTCTCCTGCTGGAATCGGAGGCCGGGCGGGTAGGTGCGCAGCCGCCCGCGGCGCAGGCCACCACGGCGATGAACGGCCCCCATCGCCAATCCTTCGACGCCATGCTCACCGGGGccgcgggagggggaggaaagagggacgAGGGAGGCTGCGCCCATACCCCACCCCCAGCTCAGATCCTTTGGCGTGGCCCGAGTACGCAGCGCGCGGCGTGACGGGAGAGGCCGCCCACCACGTCGTGGAGCTCCTGCCGGTGGCAGGCCCGCTGCGGGgcgtgatgccgctgctcgacAAGCGCACCGCCCCATCAGTGCTGCTTAGAGGCCTCCCCGTCTGCTACGTCGGGGTGCATCACGCCGATGGTGACGGCCGGCACTACGGGcacgcgctggcggcgccaCTCCGCcgactgcagtgctgcagcagagcaccgtgcggtgcgctgcgtgcTGGCGGCCGTGTTCGTTGGCCTTTGTCTGTTGGCGACATGGCCCACCTTCGCGCTGTTGCCGCTCTGCTGTCCTCGCTGCGTTCCACCCGAGCGACTCGGACGGCCGTGCAGTCCATGCACAGCTTGGCGACTGCGTGGCTCGTCCGTCCTGCGCAGTGCACGGGCCACAACCTGAAGCGTGTGACGAGAGCCCCGCAGAGGGCCCGAGCCGTGGTCTCGTATGCCCTGTGCGCAGGGGTGGGACTAGCGACACGGGGAGGTGAGGCGGGAAGCCGGACGTGCAGGCTGGCGCCCCGCTCTCGTCTGTGCGCAGGCACAGCGCATACATTCCTGTAGTTACCTCTGTGACAAGGTGTACTCATTTTGTTCGGGGCAACTCTTCTTCGCAATGGTTTTACTCCCCTGAATTTTGCTCTCACGTTTCGCCTTGGATTTGAGTCGACGGATGTGTGGAAGCTGTGAGGCTCGTGTTGTGTTGTTTTAAAGAGTTTATTCTTGCGGTTCTTCGTTTCCCTTTGTGTGACCCTCCTGTGCGGTAGCCGGGGAGTGGAAGAAGTCGGTTGGGTTGCGAGGGTTGTAGTGGTCGTGAGCTGTTATGATTCTCGTTATGACTTGTTTTAGTCTCTATTGATTGTTTGTCTTCCTGTTGTCCGTCTCCCGATGACCAGGCGGAGCGGTGAGGACAACAGCCCAATGCGTGGCACCCCAGGGGACAGCGACTCCCACTCTGGGTGTGGGAGAAAGCCGTGctactcctcccctccctctccctaccAGATGGCGAGCCCCTCTGGCTCGTTCAGTGCCAAGTACCGGCGTCCCAGGGGAAgccagagcgatgcatcgctgctgatgacgGCGGCTCGGccctggatggcgctgcgtcggagaaACCTGTGACAAGGAAGGCGGCTGTGCCCATCCATACGTcgggcagagtgtcagcaTGACCCGCACGCACCTCACCCGACCCTCACcgcctactggtgtggggaaTCTTAAGCGTCGCGAGGGACACACCAGGTGACGACCAGCATGACGAGAGCGGCTGGGAGGTGACCGGCGAGGGGGGGGATAGGTAGAGTTTGCGTGTGAGCACGGCCTCAGAcgactgagtcggcgcactgcggTAACGCCTCTAGCTCCCCCTGCGCTGCACCCCGCGATGGACCTCTGAGACTGGCCGGGGAGAATAGTGAGGGCTGAGTGCAGCTGAACGTGTGTTCTGCCACGTAATGGACACGTTGATAACCCCCGTGTAGTGGCATGAGGTGTTTTTTCCGACTTCCTCGTCCATCCTAGAAAGGACAGCGAGCCGCAAAGGGAACAGAGAAAGCGTACATTGGTGGAGTGCTGTGAGGCAGGGAGAATCAAGCCTGCTTGTCTTCTGCCTTGCCGCGAATCACTCACTCTGCAGGGTGTGCCGTGTTACGACAGCGAGTGGGAGCGGCGAAGAGGGCTGCTACGACTACTGTCTCGCTTCAGTAtgctcttttccctttccttcccctaACGATATTCTTAGAGCGCCAACAGTCTACGTGTGGGAGACTGGGAATGGAGAGCGGTTGTTGTCTTCTTAACTCGCCGCTGATTGATACTTCGCTTTGCATGTCATGAAGGGCGACAACGCAGGTGTAGTGAGGAGGGCGGGCGCACAATGCACTCAGCCGCGACGGAGGTTTCTCTGTCCCCTTCcttgctcccccccccccccagctGACATACTTCAAAATCGTGTCTGGCCCGCCGCATTTTTTATGCACTGTTTCGCCTGGTATCCGATCCCTCCCTACTCCTCTTCTCGACGCTTCCGCTTTCCTACCGCTGCTCTGCTTGTGTACATACGTGCCACGTGCGCATAGGGACAACGAAGGAAGCTGAATGGATCCCCAGAACGCAGGCGGATAAGCGGTAGGCGACCATCATTCGAGTCTCTTCTTGCATTGCTATTGTACACCCCTCTTGTTTTCCTTGTCAActcttcgctctctgtgcgtcgGAGACGCCTTTGGACGCTGCcattttccttcctctctcccctccctttacTCTGCAGAGACGCCCACGAGGGACAGTCACACACGTGTATTCGCACGCCGAATCACACTGACACTCGCACATTCACGCAACTAGGGGGTGACAGGggcaacagaaaagagaaaagagatgaAAGAACGCATGGCGAGCATTGCGGAGTCTGCTGTGTTTGTGTCGTCGGCTGCCTCGGCGGAGGCTGTCGCGAGGCTGACACACGTTCAGGGCCCCACGTCGAACTTCGACAAGGCACAACACATCATTGGGTCATACCCGACAATGGGATTCCAGGCGACCAACTACGGCCTCGCCTGCTCCATTGCCCGGCGCATGATCCGGAAGCAGCCTCCTTCCAAGGTGTATCAACTGAAGGACGGGAAGTACGTGCTGGTGCCGCGCGATGTTGGCGAAGACGGTGGGGCGTTGCGGCAAGAGCAGTTCTATCCGAACCTGTTCATGGGTGTGACCGCTAACCTCATGGGCACTGGCTGCCGCGAGGCGGTTCGGTTTCTTGTTCAGGAGGGCGTTGTTCGTCGCTCGCCAGAAGCGTCGGCTACGGTGTCAGCAGACTGCCCAGACGACCAGCTAATGTTTGCACGACTCAAGGAGGAGTACGTTGATATGTACGGTGGGCCTCCACACCCGGACGAGGTGATGCCTTGCGCTCACAGTTTCCTCTCCGCCATTGTCgtgagcggtggtggtgtggagcACGACCTGCGTCGCGCGTGCGCGGTGTACACTTTGCAGCACTACGCCAGCGAAACACGAGGGCAgtcgagcagcggcgcctcctctgcggcTCCTACGCTGTTCAAGAGTCCCAAGAAGTCGAAGAAGCCTTTCGGCACTCGCACGGTGGCCGGGAGAGCAAAGCTGGCGCGCTTTGGCAACGTCGAGTACGCGTGTCAAGGGAGCCCCGACTCTCGGTTGTTCGACTCCCTCATGCATATTTTCGTTCAGCGTCTTTGCGTCCGCCAGGCACGATTGCGCgcggctgcggaggcgaagCCGATTCCTGACAAGTACAACGACGTGTGCAAGTGGTCCGTCACACCCAGTGAGGTGTGGGCGTTGTGCGGATTGTGGCTGGTTGACATGCTTACTGAAGCTCTAGAGGCTCTGCAGAGTTGCACATGTCACAGGCCAAGCGGCTTGTCGGTTGGCGCCGCAGAATCCCCAAATGCGAATGGGGAGGGGCAGGAGACGCAGCGATATACTAACAGTGAGGCATCGGCGCCTCACCGTGCGGAAGCACTCGCCAGGGCGCGTACCACGATGATCTACTGGGCAGCCCTGCAGCAAGTCCCCGTGTTCAGTCCCTCCTTTGTCGACGGAGACATAGCGAGCTACCTGctgcccccacctctctcagCCGCCCATCCTGAGCACAGAAAGGGCGATGTAGTGGTGGACGAGAATACCAGCAGCTCGGAGCGGAAGGGACCTCGCAAAGCCTCCTCGTCTTTAACCACGGAAATCGCCACAGCGGTTGGCAGGGCTCTGTCTGTGGATCGACTACAGGTGGACCTCGTCCGCGACGTGCACTTGATCAACAAACTTGCCATGCTCAGCAAGAAGACTGGCATTCTCatctgcggcggtggtgtcgtGAAGCATCACGTGTGTAATGCCAACCTCATGCGGAACGGCGCCGACTTCACTATCATCCTGAACAATGGGCAGGAGTTCGACGGTTCTGATGCCGGTGCTAAACCAGAGGAGGCACTTTCGTGGGGAAAAGTGCGGATGGAGGGGGAGTTCGTGAAGGTGTATGGAGAGGTCAGCACgtacctgccgctgctgttggcggAGGTCTTCGTGCccgcggtgcggcagcgcagagccGAGGATGACGTGCAACAGCGCAAGAAGGGAGTCTCACAAGGCCCGCGCCGCCGCAAACCGTGCCAGAGTACTTTCACCAGTGTGATGAAGGGCGTTTAGAAGCAAAATGGGCGGAGTGTGCTGGCGCACGTGTGGGATGTAGTCGTACGTATGTGGGTGTTGCGAGGAaacggagggggaggggaggggtgcggaCGGGGGAACATGAAGCACAGGGTCACGTTTCGCTCCATCGCTCTACCCGTGCCCCCTTTTACACGCACCTCCGCAGATCCTCCGTACcatttcctctccccctcccctcgcctccccacacacacacccatctCTGCCCTTGTGTGTTCCAACTCAGAGCCCACCCCTTCATCAACAGTGCTCGAAGGCCCAGGCACGGCACCAGTAGACATACCAGGATGAGTGGAGGGAGTGGGGCAGAACTTCGAGCaagcgcgtgtgcgcagcatCTCAAGTCAAAGGAAAATCTACTGCGCCCTCGCGCTCGATGGGCGACAAGAGggccccgccaccgccttctccgctgcTCGTTCATAAACCTCTGTTGGTCATCTCAACAGAccggcgcaccagctgcacagctgccCGCACAGGAAGTGTGAAACGCATATCATTACGGGGAAACTAACAAGTACACAACAGGAAAAGAACGACGCACATGAACTTGAAGGACAAGGTCGATTCATCCGGTAGATTGCAAGGCGCATCACTTGTTCCGAGATTGTGGCACATGCAGAGCTGCCTCACGCCGGCGGCATTCACAGGGCTGTTGTTTGGGAAGGGGCTCTTGTGCGGAAAAAAGAGTGGGGAAGAAGTAGGAGGGAGGATGTCGTAAACGTGGAAGAACATCGGCCCGCGCACAACGCTGAAAAGGGCTGCCGCCTTCACGCACCCTCGTCTTCtatttcttttcctctttcctcctcctgtttTCGGATACTTCCCTGGGCTGCCCCTCGAAGCTCAAGCCTCGCACTCGCAATGCCCGCCACGGCACGCCATTTCATTTGTGTTTGCCTCcgtttccttccttccttcctcaccttctctctctttttttttccactGAGGCAGGAGGCCTCTCAAGTCCCCCtggctcccccctcccgggGGACGCAAGCCTGCCTATTCGCTGTAAAGGACCACGCACACCTCACGAGGACGGAGATTCATTTACGACCACGCGCGCTGCATAACACATGGAGATTTCCGAGCGAGTGGAGGCTCCCTTCGCTACAGGGAGCAGCACCTCCCTCGCGAGCTTGTTCCTTGCCGTCGTCGTACCATTTCTCTGCCTGCGGGCCttcgccttcctccaccgTACCTGGCCTAACGTTCTCTATCGGCGGCTCACCTCGTGCTTTGATAGGCAAGTGGCCGCGGTGATGGAGCGGGTGCATCCTAATCGCTTGATACAAGATGACATTATGATTCGCAGCATCATGGGATACGTCTCCTACTGCTACGTGCGCGCCATGCAGTGCAGCGCCGACGCGTGtgatgccgtcgccgccgcagacTACGAGTACTGTTTTCTCTTTGACAAGTCGGACATGTTCGAGGAGGACTGGGTGCCCTATTCGACACGTTTCCACTCGCTCTTCGGACGCGTCATCGCCTCTTGCATGGAGCTCTCCGTAGTCCCGAGCTCTGGGCATTCCATCCAAGTGGAGCCGGGACTGTTTGTGCGGTCTCTCCCTAACAAATACGTCAcaggcggcgacagcagcgaaaaTAGGCGGCCTGCAGAGGAGCGCGAGCCGAACTCTGAGCGTGCAAACAGTGGTAGACGGCCCAGCGCCATGGCAGGCGCACTCAACCAGGTAGACAAGCTGAACCAGTACCTATTCTACAGCATGCGCAAGTACACAGAGCATATGGATGAGCATCCTGATCCGTGTGTGGATGGTAGAGCAGATGAGGTCACCTCCGAGGAGGGACCCTTTGGCCCCGCTGCGCAAAACAATCAAGTCCGCGGGAAGAACGGTAGTGATGACTACGGCAGACAGTCGGATTCTACTTTTTTTAATGACTCCCAGCACGCGCCTGAGGAGCGCATCATTCTTCTCGAGTATCGTCGTCCGCTCCCGCACGAGCATTCACGTGCTCTGTGTAACAGCAACAATACACCAGGCGGTGTTCGCGACTATGACGTATCGAGGACGGCCGATGACGTGATCGAGGCCTTCCTGGGTCGTGTTCACGCGTGGTACCTGGGGCACATGGCGCACACCAAGAGAACGGCGCTCATGGCGATCTATCCGTCGACGCGGATGGCTAACTTCGCCAAGATTGGTGCCAAAGCACTGAAAACGAACATTTCAGACTCAGATGCTGACTTCTCGGGAAAGTATTACGTTCTGGACAGCGCGGCACCAGCcagcgaggaggcgacgaGCATGGCGGTTGTCAGTTCCGCATCGtcggcggcggaggtgagAACAACAGCAAGCGAGAGCGCCATCGTGCCGAGACTGATGACAACGCTGGCAGGTGGTCACGTGGgcctccgcagcgctgcaccgtcAAGCGGGTCGCGCGGCAAAACGTTCaactccctcttctttcgtGAAAAGGCACG
This window contains:
- a CDS encoding deoxyhypusine synthase, putative (TriTrypDB/GeneDB-style sysID: LpmP.20.0340) → MKERMASIAESAVFVSSAASAEAVARLTHVQGPTSNFDKAQHIIGSYPTMGFQATNYGLACSIARRMIRKQPPSKVYQLKDGKYVLVPRDVGEDGGALRQEQFYPNLFMGVTANLMGTGCREAVRFLVQEGVVRRSPEASATVSADCPDDQLMFARLKEEYVDMYGGPPHPDEVMPCAHSFLSAIVVSGGGVEHDLRRACAVYTLQHYASETRGQSSSGASSAAPTLFKSPKKSKKPFGTRTVAGRAKLARFGNVEYACQGSPDSRLFDSLMHIFVQRLCVRQARLRAAAEAKPIPDKYNDVCKWSVTPSEVWALCGLWLVDMLTEALEALQSCTCHRPSGLSVGAAESPNANGEGQETQRYTNSEASAPHRAEALARARTTMIYWAALQQVPVFSPSFVDGDIASYLLPPPLSAAHPEHRKGDVVVDENTSSSERKGPRKASSSLTTEIATAVGRALSVDRLQVDLVRDVHLINKLAMLSKKTGILICGGGVVKHHVCNANLMRNGADFTIILNNGQEFDGSDAGAKPEEALSWGKVRMEGEFVKVYGEVSTYLPLLLAEVFVPAVRQRRAEDDVQQRKKGVSQGPRRRKPCQSTFTSVMKGV
- a CDS encoding hypothetical protein (TriTrypDB/GeneDB-style sysID: LpmP.20.0350); this translates as MEISERVEAPFATGSSTSLASLFLAVVVPFLCLRAFAFLHRTWPNVLYRRLTSCFDRQVAAVMERVHPNRLIQDDIMIRSIMGYVSYCYVRAMQCSADACDAVAAADYEYCFLFDKSDMFEEDWVPYSTRFHSLFGRVIASCMELSVVPSSGHSIQVEPGLFVRSLPNKYVTGGDSSENRRPAEEREPNSERANSGRRPSAMAGALNQVDKLNQYLFYSMRKYTEHMDEHPDPCVDGRADEVTSEEGPFGPAAQNNQVRGKNGSDDYGRQSDSTFFNDSQHAPEERIILLEYRRPLPHEHSRALCNSNNTPGGVRDYDVSRTADDVIEAFLGRVHAWYLGHMAHTKRTALMAIYPSTRMANFAKIGAKALKTNISDSDADFSGKYYVLDSAAPASEEATSMAVVSSASSAAEVRTTASESAIVPRLMTTLAGGHVGLRSAAPSSGSRGKTFNSLFFREKARVLSIIDDFVEERGCFGVPGVVPRLTFFLHGAPGTGKTSFVKALARYLRRNLVVVSMSEILTTDELQKILKPFTMEVKQGGQTCSRGTAFLSVSSHQSVYVFEDFDAIGDAWEVLMKVQDQRKKLAEECSLLKTEKLSGDEVTGSDDSDDEKSQVASPSSSAGSRTGDALNSHEDFDDDSGSDGRDMFLLDNDVYEQLARDHLTIERFMDLFNGFNLPDSFIAVFTTNHPERIHPLIRSSTMMDVTLDMGMLDEECATQMVEHYYAIELADETVDGGSRRHLSTPQRTALLVALRAFNAGSNKLSGALLEKMCIECETIAGLTARLSSVNLLDAADVF